The sequence TACCAGTCCCTTGATTTCCGCTTCGTTGTCTTTAGTTATATCAAACCAGTGTATTCGGTCGTCCTTAAGCCGGAACCAGCCATACTGGTGGCGAACAAAACGGTGGGTCTCAAATTTAGTCTGCTGGATAGCATCGGCCAGGGAAAGCTCGCCCCGTAAATACAGTCCAATCTGTCTGTAGCCAATACCGGACATCGCCGGCAGGCTGAAATCATAACCCACCTCGACCAGCCGCTTTACTTCGCCAACCAGCCCCTGCTCTATCATATGGTCAACCCTCGAATCAATACGGCGGTACAGCTCGGACCGGTTTGCCGTCAGACCTATGACCATGATTTTGAATGGTGGCGGTTCTCTGTCCCGGAGTCGTGAAAAAGGCGTATCCGCCTGCCTGGACACCTCGAGAGCCCTTATCAGGCGGCGCACGTTACGACGGTCAATCTTCCCTGCGGCCACCGGGTCAACCTCCGTCAGCTCGCGGTAAAGCTCTCCGGCTCCACCGGCGGCAGCTTTCTCCTCCAGGCTACGCCGGAATTCCCGGTCAGGCGGGATGTGGGGTATTTGCCACCCTTCCAGTACCGCCCGGATATAAAGCCCGCTCCCACCCACCAGCAGCGGCAGCCTGCCGCGCCTTTGAATATCCTCAATAGCACTGTAAGCCAGCTGCTGGTACTGTGCCAGGC comes from Dehalococcoidales bacterium and encodes:
- the miaA gene encoding tRNA (adenosine(37)-N6)-dimethylallyltransferase MiaA, whose translation is MDYLIAIVGPTATGKSHLAIRLAQDFNGEIVSADSRQIYRHMDIGTAKPDRREQSLIHHHLVDIIDIDEDFSLAQYQQLAYSAIEDIQRRGRLPLLVGGSGLYIRAVLEGWQIPHIPPDREFRRSLEEKAAAGGAGELYRELTEVDPVAAGKIDRRNVRRLIRALEVSRQADTPFSRLRDREPPPFKIMVIGLTANRSELYRRIDSRVDHMIEQGLVGEVKRLVEVGYDFSLPAMSGIGYRQIGLYLRGELSLADAIQQTKFETHRFVRHQYGWFRLKDDRIHWFDITKDNEAEIKGLVAGFVTG